The following nucleotide sequence is from Granulicella aggregans.
CGATCGCAAGCCGCTTCCGCCAACCTCCAGAGAGCCGCGATGCCTCCGCCTCCAGGGACGGAAACCCCGTTCGCCCGCTCGTCTCGCGCAGTCGCCCCTCGCGCTCGGCCTCGGGGATTCCAGCCGCAACTAGCGCTCGCTCCAGCACATCGCGCACCGTCAGCTTTGGCGCAAAGACTGACTCCTGCTGCACATAGCCCACCCGCGCCCGCTTGCGCACGGCCACGTCGCCGGAGTCGGCATCTTCATCACCGGCGAGCACCTTCATCAGCGTGCTCTTGCCCGCTCCGTTCGGCCCAATCAGCCCGATATGGTCGCCGTCCGAAACGGTAAAAGAGATGTCGTGAAAGAGGGGCGTAGCGCCAAAGGCCTTGGTCAGCCCCTGCGCGTTGAGGATTGGTGGCATTCCTCCAGTTTACCGTTCCTCTGACCCGCAACCTAATCGCGCTGAGGGGGCTAGCCGCTTAGAGTGGGTTGAGTCGGTTCGTCGATTCGTCTATCGCCTTGGCTTCTAGGTAAGCCAGGGCTTCAGCCTTGGCATTTCGCGCCAGCCGACAACGCGGGCTTCAGCCCCTGGGGTATGCCGTCTGAGTTCAGCGAAGAATCCCCGCATTCGCCTTTGCACTTCACCGCGCATTCACACTGGTTGTAAACTTTCTCTATGACTGACTCGAACGATTTCATCCCCAAGCCCGGCGCAATCAAGATTGGCGGCCTTGGCCGCAAAGCGCAGAAGCTACAGGCCCTCCGCGATAAGGCCGCCCAGGGCAAGACCGGAGCCAAGCCTCTGAACGCCGCCTCGACCAACATGAAGGCAAAGGACTCCTTCGCTAACACCAAGAAGACGACCTTCCAGCGTAAGGCTGTGTAAGTGAAGGCAACTGACTTCCGCTGGCCATTTCTGATCGTTCTCGGCGGCGTGATACTGCTTGGAAACCTCGCAGAACCAGCAAGCCTGGGTATCACTTCAGACTGGTCTGATGGCCGATATCGTTTCGCCGGAGGAACTGCTCCGTGGGCATTGGGATCATCTGTTGTGATTCTTGTCCTCTACTTTTGGCTCATGGTGACACCCTCCGCGAGCGCGCTAAATCCGCTGCCCGGAATCATCCGGAGATGGCTCGCATTCTGGATTGATTTTGTACTTGCCATCATGATGGTTACGCCGATCCTCGGCGTTATCCCGTGCATCCGCGAGTGGCGCCGGACCGGGATATTTGAGTGGTCTTTTGAGAGAACCTCCTCCGCACCGGGCGATGGTTGGGTGACAGCAGTTACCTTCCTGCTATCCCTCACAGCAATCCTCGCGTACTGGGCATATCCCTTGATGCGCGGAACGCCTTCGCCGGGTTCATGCGTCCTTGGGTATCAAATCGCACCTGCCGACGAAAGACCGATGACCGTTCAAAGAGCATTTCTCAGAACCTTGGTCGGATTTGTAGCAGTCTGCACGCCCTATCTCGCGCCATTTATCAAGCGCAATCGCAAACGAGGACAGTTTTGGCTTGATGAAGTCTTTGGAACTTATGCGGTCCAACTCAAATAGCTGCTCCGAAGCAGCGCCCTAATCCAAATCAAAATCCCTCAACGGCCTCTCCGTCAGCGGACTCTCTTTCGCCTTCTTCACCGCCTCCGCGAACTTCTTCGCCAACACATCCTCCTTGTTCTTCTCCGCGTCCACCGACTGCCGGAACAGGCTCTCGCGCCTCTGGTCGCTCTCGCGCAGCGCCCTCGCCGCCTCGCTAAAGTCCTCAAACATCTTCTTCTTCGGCGCGGAGGTGTGCGCAATGATCGCCCGGCTCACCGGATCGATCTTCAAAATCCCGCCGCAATCCGGACAACTCACCTCAAATGCTTCGTCGCTCAATCCCATTGCATGACCCTCGGCAACATTCTAATCGTCAGCGCGGTGTCACCGGCTTGGGCCGGACGAAGGCGAAAATAACCGCCATCAGAGGAGGCGCAAGCAGCACTCCCCAGAACGGAATCAGAATCCCCAGCACGATCGGCCCAAAGAATGCCGCCCACCACGGCACGCGCGTCGTCCGGTGCAGGATATACGGCCCGATGACCAGCCCTTCCAGCACCACGATCAACCCATAAAGTCCCAGCACAAAACCGAGCCGGTACTCGTCGTGCCCGCTGAAGGCGACGGCCAGCACCGGCCCGATCAGGGCGATCATTCCGCCATAGGTTGGAATGAACTGGAGCAGGGCGCCAAAGATCGCCCACAGAGGCGCGAAGGCCACGCCAATCAATTCAAGACCCGCAAACCAGATGCAGCTGACGATGAGCGCGTCGAGCGTCGTCGCGCGCCACCACCCCATGAGCGCCGTTCCTGCCGTTTTGATCGTCGAACCGTTCATCCTGATATTTGATGCTCCCATCAACGCGCGCCGCCACCGGCATCCATCTTTCCATACCAACTTGCGCCTGACCGCAAGCATCTGATGGAGAGCAACGATACAAACTGGAGAACATAATCATGGCAGTCATGATGCAGGCCTTCTTCTGGGATTGCCCGAAGATCGAACAACAGGAACATAACTGGTGGAACCACGTCGCCTCGAAGATCGACGATCTTGCCAAGGCCGGTATCAGTTCCCTCTGGCTGCCTCCAGTTTCGAAGGCGGCAGACCACAAATCCATGGGTTACGACCCCTACGACTACTTTGACCTGGGGGACTTCGATCAGAAGGGTGGCACCAAGACCTGGTACGGCAACTCGGAAGAGCTAAAAGCCCTCATTGCGAAGGCCCACGCAAAAGGGATCGGCCTGTACGCGGACATGGTCATTAACCACAACTCCGGAGCGGACGAAGAGGAGGTCAACCCGCTCGACGGGCAGACCCGCTGGACCAAGTTCACTCCCAAGAGCGGTCGCTTCCCACGCGACTGGAACTGCTTCCACCCCAGCCGCTACGAGCACGTGATGATGGAGGGCGAAAACTTCGCCGGCTTCCCCCACCTCTGTCACCGCAACCCGGCCGTCTACGCGGCCATGTTCGAGTACTCCCGCATGCTCATCGAAGAGCTCGGCTTCGACGGCTTCCGCTTCGACTTCGTCAAGGGCTTCGGCGCATGGATCATCGGCATCCTTGCCAAGTACCGCTACGTCAAGGACGGCAAGGAGTTCACCCCATGGGTCGTCGGCGAATACTGGTCCGGCGAGCAGGACATCGACGCGTGGCTGGAGAAGGTCAACAGCTACACCGACACCCAGATCTCCGCCTTCGACTTCCCGCTTCGCTATCAACTCAAGAAGGTCTGCGACCAGCCGAACTACGATCTCCGCAACCTCACCTACGGCGAAAACATCCTGATGAAGCGCCCGCTGCACGCGGCCACCTTCGTCGATAACCACGACATGGGCGACGATATGATCGTCAATGACAAGCTGCTCGCCTACTCGTTCATCATGGTCCACGAGGGCTACCCGAGCGTCTTCTGGTATGACTACTACAACAACGGCCTCGCCCGTCCGCTTACGCCGAACGGCATCGACGCTCTCATCCAGGCCCACCACAAGTACGCCGGGGGCGACAGCCAGATCCTCCACGCCGACCCCGACCTCTACATCATGCAGCGCCATGGGTGGAAGGACGACACCACCGACCAACCCGGCCTCGTGTACGTGCTGAATAACCTCGGCGACAAGTGGTCCGGCACGGTGGTCAAGACGAAATGGGCTAACCAGAAGTTCGCCCCCATTGCCTGGGATGGCCACGGACTCTACGGCGCAGTCGCTCACCCCGACGAGCGCACCACCGACGCCGACGGCAACGCCGAGTTCCCCGCCCCACCGCGCGGCTACTGCATCTACGCTCCGGTCTTCTAGTACAAACTTCAAATTCGATTCCTTCGAGGACTCAAACCACTCTTTGATCGAGCCCTGGGTCTTCGGAGGATCGACCTCTGAATCCTCAACTCCGCATACTTCAAACCACAGCGAACCTGATCACTGAGGAGCTCCGCGCATCAGTGTTCTGTTTCGACGCATCAGCAACACGAGTGCTCGCCGGATATACCGCGCAAGTACCGGCATCGTAATTACGGCCATAATGCCCCATACAACCAGAGCGTGCCACTCCCATTGCCAAATCTCGTGAAAGAGGCGAAACGGATGACGGCTCAGATGCTCGAGCTGGCTTCTGCTGAGCGGCAGTCGATGCGTGTGAAAAAGATGGACTCCCAACTCGATGAATGGAAGAAACAGCAATAGGTGGAGGGGAGCCACAGCGTGTACGCCGATTTGTGATGCGATCTGGTTGAGACCAAAGGCCCAGGCAAGCATGATGACTAGCAGCGTAGTGAGTCCAACGGACGGATTAATGCCGATAACAATGCCAAAGGCGAGACTCCACGCCAGACGGCGCGGCGTCACTCCGCCTCGAAGTTGACGTAGCAACGGGCGCAATATTCTGCAGCGGCAAAATTCGCGCACGGCCTCTCGCACAAGCATCACGCATATTGTGATGCGGAATAGGCGTCTTTCGCTGATACCTTCGCCGGGGTTATATCAGTGGACCCCTGATATTCTGACAGTATGAAATTTGGCGTTCTCGTCTTCCCTGGCTCCAACTGCGACCACGACACCTTCAACGTTATCGAGAGCCACGTCGGCCGGCCCGTGAGCTTCCTCTGGCACGCCTCGGAAGACCTCGAAGGCTGTGACGCGATCCTCGTCCCCGGCGGCTTTGCCTATGGCGACTATCTCCGCACCGGTGCCATCGCGAAGTTCGCCCCGGTCATGCAGTCGGTGAAGAAGTTCGCCGCGAACGGGGGCCTGGTCCTGGGAATCTGCAACGGCTTCCAGATCCTTTGCGAAGCCGGCCTGCTGCCCGGAGCGCTGATGCGCAACGCGAATCAGCACTACATCTGCAAGCAGGTCCATCTCCGCACCGAAACAACCGATTCGCCCTTCACCAACGCGCTCGCGCCTGGCCAGGTGCTCAAGATGCCCATCGGCCACATGGAGGGCAACTACTTCTGTGACGATTCCACGCTAGCCGAACTGAAGTCGCAGGGCCGCATCGCCTTCCGCTACGCCACCTCAACAGGCGAAGTCACGCCGCAAGCCAACCCCAACGGCTCGCTCGAAAACATCGCCGGAATTCTCAGCGAGGGCAAAAACGTTCTCGGCATGATGCCCCACCCAGACCGCTCCAGCGAGACGCTTCTTGGCTCCGCCGACGGCCTGCGGCTCTTCAAGGCGATGGCCGAAGCCCTCCTGACAACCGTCTAGGCGGAAGTGGGCTTCCGATTATGCGGAGCGCGACTCGACCATCAATACGGAGGCGTTCCGCTTACGTTTGGAGGCGTACATCTGGTGATCGGCGTGGAGCTTCAGCTCCTCGGTGGTCTGACCGTGGTCCGGATACCTTGCGAAGCCGAGGCTTGCCGATCCCAGCACCAGTCTTCCTTCAATCGAAAACGGATGGTCGAAACACTTCTCCAGGCGGGATAGAACTGTTTCGGCATTTTCATAGGACGAATCCGACGGCATGATTAGAAGAAACTCATCGCCACCAATTCGAGCAAGCGTATCGCTCTGCCGCTTGGCGGCTAGCAGTCGCGCGCTGATCTGCTGCAGATAAAGATCGCCGATGCGGTGACCGTGCTGATCGTTCACTTCTTTGAAGCGGTCGACATCGATATAAATCACCGCGACTTTGCTGCCGTTGATTCGCGCTTCTTCAAGAGCGTCCTCGAACCGGCGATCACACAGGCGGCGGTTCGGAAGTTCGGTCAAAGCGTCGTGCGTAGAGTGATGCACCAGCGCGCGATGGAGCAAGAGCTGGTTCACCGCGAGCTTGGAGATCTCGAAGAGCATATCGAAGACTTCATGCCGGTCAGCAGACGGCACGTAACCCTTCAGCTCCGAGACAACGATCCAGCCAACAATCTCTCCTTCGCTGCCGTGGAGATCCATCTTGTAGAGCTGCTTTGCCGGATTTGCAGGATTGATCGCCTGCGCAGGTGTGTCTTGACCCTTCTCTTCGAAGAGATAAGAGCATTCCACGCCGGGAAGAAGCGAGACCACCGCGTCGCAGATCATCGTGAGAAGCGCATCTGGCGTGGGTCCGGAGTTGATCTTCTCGAGAATCCTGCTGCGCTCGCGAGCGATGGACATGGATCGCTGGATTCGGTTCGTCTGGTCCAGTAGCCGCTGTCGCAATAACATCGCCCATACGGCGATCACGACGGCGACACCTAGGAACACTGCCAGAAGCTCGAGAAGGTGACGCACGGTCCACCACGATGGCTGGGCAAGTAGCTGGGCATCCGCTCCTGACCGCATCTCGATGCGAAAGAGGGAGGGAGTGCGGAAGGGTCCTCCCGCGATAATCCTGCAGATCCCTGTTACCTGCACCTTGCTGCCGGGAAGAAATTTGGCGAGTTGTCCAGCATCAAGCGTTGCGCTTACAAGATGTCCATCTACATCGACGACAAGCGTGTCTGAGCTCGTACCTTGCAACTGAGAGACGACCTTCCCCGACATGGAGATGAGGTTGTCGCTAAAGAGGCCGCTGTAGGCCTGTGCGTAGGTCACGGCTTGAGGAGTGAGTCTCGCGGAGAAGCCCGTTGGTACGACAGAGGCCTCGGTCAGGCTTGGAGCGTACTCGCGATCGCTGGCAAATCCAAACGCATCCACCACGTCCCCGATCGCCAGATCGGAGGTCTGTCGCGTCTGAACATAGATGCTCTTGCCCTGCTGTTCGAGGACGGCCGAGTCGCCCTTCTTATAGTAAGTGAGGGTGCCGCGGACTCGCAGACGGCTGGACGTATCGTCTACCTTTCTCGACGGAAAGACTTCATCGATGTCCGTCAGAGCGAGGTCTTCCAGCCGGGTTGCGGGCTGCTTGAGCACCTTGATGAAATCGGGTGATGGAATGTACAGCATGATTCCCGTCAGCTGGTTCTTGGCATCAAAGGCTCCGCCCGCCACGCCGGTCATCTCGACGGTCGCATCCACAAGGGACTTTGGGTTGGCCCCGAACGATGGGTCCAGATACACCTCAACCTCGCCACCCGCCATGGCCACATCCAGATGGATCGAAGGGGAAGGATGGGTGGAGAGTGTGAGTTCGTGCAGCTCGACATCCTGAGCACGAACAATGCCGCGAAACTTTACCAGGAGGCAATCTCCCTCGCCGGAGGCCAGCCTTGAATAGCTGAACTCGGGGGCTGGGTACTGCTTGCCTGGCCCCAAAACAGTAATTGTGGGATCGAGTGAAACTTCGGTGCGGAAACTTGCGTGCGTAAATCCGTCGACCGTTACGGAATCCCCAGTTCGTATCGGGTAGGTCTTACCGGAATTGATGTACACACCACCCGTAGCGTCCTGGAAGAACAAGACCCCGTCCGAAGGATCGTAATAGCTGATCGTTCCGACTAGATGAACCTTCGCAACCGGAGCGCTCGCCGGCCGGCTATGCACCTGCGCTGCAGTCAACAAAATGGTTGGATCCGATATCCCTTGCTGGCAGTAAGCCGAGAGCGGAGCAAGGCCATTTAAGACCACGAACGCTGAGCAATACGCGAAGAAAAGCCCTCGCCACCGGATTTTTGAGAAAAACAGGGGGCGGAACAGAAACTCGGTCTCTGGCACGTTGTGAAACGAGTTGTACACCTCGGCCATTTCGCTATCTCGCAAAGAACCAGTCGTCGGGGGAAGCACCCAATGACCATGCCCGTCGGGCCCACCACTGTCGTGGTCATGGTGCATCCTAAAGCGTATCCGTATCAAATCGACGCTGCTCTACAACTCTTGGGTTATAGCTTGGTTCGGATCCCCGCTGCTCGTCCTCATTCGCGGGGAAGAATCGGATGAACCCGCGAGTGCTACCCTTAAACCCAATGGTCGACATTCACCACCACCTCCTCTCCGGCCTTGATGATGGCGCTCGCGACTTCGAAACCTCGGTCGAGATGGCCCGCATGGCCGCCGCCGAAGGCATCACCCACGTCGTCTGTACCCCGCACGCTAACGGCGAGTACGAGTTCAACCCTGCCATCAATCGTCAGAAGAGGGACGAGCTCCAGGCCGCGATCAACGCCGCAAACATTCCTCTCACGCTCGGCCTCGGCTGCGACTTCCACCTCTCCTTCGACAACATCGAAGCCGCCTTGAAGGACCACACCCCCTACAGCATCAATGGCAATGGCTACCTGCTCGTCGAACTTCCCGACTTCGGTCTTCCCAAGGGCCTCACCCAGACCTACTACGAGCTCCGCCTCGCCCACGCCACCCCCATCCTCACCCACCCGGAGCGCAACCAGACGCTCCAGGCCGACCCCAAGCGCATGGAAGGCTGGCTACGCGGCGGTCTCCTTGTCCAGGTCACGGCCGACTCGGTTCTCGGCAAGATGGGCAAGCGCGCCGAACTGATGGCGCACAAGTTTCTCGCCAACCGCTGGGTCCACTTCCTCGCCACTGACGCCCACAGCATGCGCGGCCGGCCGCCCCGCATCCGCGAAGCCCACGAGATCGTCGCCAGGAAGTACGGCCAGTCCTACGCCGATCTTATCTGCACCGCAAACCCCACTGCCGTCTTCAATGGACAGCCGCTGCCTGAACAGGAAGAGCCGCTGAACCTCTACGAAGACGGGGAGACGAAGTCCAGCTGGTGGAGCAGGCTCCTGGGCAAATAGCTCATTCCGGCGATCTCTGGACAAAGCTGAATTTACTCTCGTTCAAGCCGCGTTGCTCGTTCGAGCCGTCTTGATCGTTCAAGCTGGCCTTGCCTAAGGGCACGGCTTAGGCCGTGCCATAACCGTCGCCCTCGCAATGCGGCTTTAGCCGCTGAGGTACGCTTTCTAACCCGATCAGAAGACCTGCATTCGTTACGCCGCCGCGATATGCCGCGTCAACCCATCCTGCTCCTGCCGCGACTCCGCCCCAATCGTAAACGCGTCCAGCACCCCCGTTCCCAGCGCGTAACGAATCGCCTCTGCCGGCTTGTCGCGCAGATCACCCTGCCCCAGAATCTTCATCCCGACGATGCCCTTACCCTCCTCCCGCATATGCTGGATCACCGGAATCACCGCCTCCGGTCGCGCATCCATGTGCGACCCAATCGGATTCAGCCGCACGAGATCGACCTCTACCCAAGGCGATGCAGCCGCAGCCTTCAGCGCCGAAAAGCTGTGGCAAGAGACGCCATGCGCTCGAATGACACCCTTCTGCTTCGCCTCCGAAAGCACATCCATCACGCCGCGATAACGCGTCGTCCAATCCGCCTCGGTCACGCAATGAACCAGCACCACATCAATGTAGTCCACACCCAGCTCCCGTCGAAACCGGTCGAGATCGTCCCGCACTCCAGCAGGATCTCGCGTGTCCGTCTTCGTCAGAACCGTCACCTTGTCGCGCGGCAGCTGCTTCAGCGCGGACGCAACATAAGGATGGCTGCCATACGAGTCCGCCGCATCGAAGAATCGCAGGCCATTATCGTGATATCCATCCAACAACAGCCTTGTCAGCGGAGACATCCCAAGCTGCGTCTGATTCGACCGTCCGCCGTAACCGAACGTGCCCGTCCCCATCGCCAGCCGGCTGGTTCGGATGCCGGTCTTACCCAGCACGACCTCGTCACTTGCCTTGAACTTATTCGGAAGCGGTTCGGGCTCGAACAACGCCGCGCGAGCAACGGCTGAACCACCCAGGATAGCTGCGCCCAAACCTCGGGCCGACCTGCTAAGAAAGTCTCTTCTCCGCATGGCACGATCTCCTTGCGGAGTAGCATACGCCTGATCGTAGCGAAGATAGCGCATGCTGCTTCAACTTTTACTTGGACGTGACATCGAACATCGCATAAATTCTCCCTATGCGACGCATTGCAATCCTCCTCTGCAGCGCCCTGCTCTGCGCCCAGGCCCAGTCTCCCTCCAGCAAAAAGCCCTTCACTCCCGACATTCCCAAAGTCTGGGACGACGCTGCCATGGCCTCCATCGAGCTCCCTCGCGCCGCCAAGGTCGATGTACGCCCGCTCTCCAGCGCCTACTACTACACCATCCCCGAGCGCACTCTTTGGAAGACCTATCCCGTCTACGCTCCCGGCAAGGAGCCCAAAGGCTACTGGGAGTGGCTGCAGCGGCAGGAGCCGCAGGTCGCTGTCGACTTCGATAAGTTGAAGACCGAGGAGGACTGGATCAAGGCAGGCTCCATCGTCTTCGACTCCGCCAACACCTACGGCCCCCCGGATAAGGGCTTCATGCCCGTGCGTGATCCCGGCTGGTGGCAGGCCGTGAACCCTCCGACCACGCCCGAGGGCATCATGCCCTTTGAAAGTTATGTCATCCGCGAGAAAGGCAAGGTCGAGGTCGCCACGGACGCCTGCGCCGAGTGCCACACACGCGTAATGCCGGACGGCAAGGTCATTCGCGGAGCGCAGGGCAACGTCCCCTTCGGCCAAATGTTCGCCTACGCCATCCACAACATTCCGGAAAAGACGCCAGCCGCGCCCTTCAACGATGTCTTCTACGCAGCGCCCTGGATCAAGCCGGATCCATCACTTCCTCTCGGAGGCGGTGGCATCAAGCCCTTCCACGATCAACTCGCTTCGCTGCCTCAGGGCGTCAACCCACGCCAGGGAACGAGTCTTCTGTACCCGATCCAGATCCCCGACCTCATCGGCGTCAGGGATCGGCTCTACCTCGACCGCACTGGCCTCGAACAGAACCGCAACATCGCCGACCTCATGCGGTACGACGCGATCAACAACTTCATCCAGGAGATCACCAGCTACGACGGCTTCATCCCCAACAACGATCCCGGCGATACCAAGCTGCCCGACGCGAAGACCCAGACCCGCGACAGCGACCGCGCGCTCTACGCGCTGGCCATGTATCTCTACTCGCTGAAGCCACCAGAGAATCCGAACAAGTTCGACGCGCTCGCAGCTAAAGGCCAGAAAGTCTTCACCCGCGAGGGCTGCCCAAAGTGCCACACCCCGCCGCTCTACACCAACAACATGCTCACGCCGGTCGAAGGCTTCAAGGTCACGGATGAAGCGAAGGCGAACTACCGCATCATGCCCGTAGTCGTCGGCACCGATCCCTACAACGCCCTGAACACACGTCGCGGCACCGGCTTCTACAAAGTGCCATCGCTCAAGGGCGTCTGGTATCGCGGGCCATTCGGCCACAACGGCGAAGTCGCAACGCTGGAGGACTGGTTCGACGTCCACCGCCTCGACGAAAACTACGTTCGCACCGGCTATCGCGGCTACAACCTGAAGAGCAGCGCCGTCCCCGGCCACGAGTATGGACTGGATATATCGCCCGAAGAAAAGCAGGCGCTGATCACGTTTCTCAAGACTCTTTAGTTCTGGTCTTCAGAGTTGCGACAGCGCCTCCGGCTTCTACTAAGCAAGCGCCAGCGGTACCGCTTCTTCCCAGCGCCCCTGCGCCTTCAAAATAAGTTCAATGACCTCACGGGCGGTTCCGCGTCCAGCCAACCGCTGAGTGACAAAGTGGCAGACAGCCTTCAGTTCGGGCACGCCATCGGCAACGCAGACCGCGAGACCGGCTCTCTTCGCCAAGGGAATATCCGGCAGGTCGTCGCCCATGTAAGCAACCTCTTCCTCGGTCACCCCCGCCTTTCGCATACACTCCTCGAAGGCTTCGGTCTTGGTCGCCTGCCCCAGGTAAACAAACGTCACCTTCAGTTCCTGTGCGCGCTTGGCAACCGCGGGTGACTTCCTTCCTGTAATAAAGCCGGTCTGAATTCCCATGGTGTGAGCGAGCGACAGCCCTTGTCCATCCTGAGCGTTGAACACCTTCATCTCGGTAACAACCACCTCTGCAGAGGGATCTACAGAAGTAGACGAGATGAGACATACGCCGCCATCGGT
It contains:
- a CDS encoding RDD family protein, which gives rise to MKATDFRWPFLIVLGGVILLGNLAEPASLGITSDWSDGRYRFAGGTAPWALGSSVVILVLYFWLMVTPSASALNPLPGIIRRWLAFWIDFVLAIMMVTPILGVIPCIREWRRTGIFEWSFERTSSAPGDGWVTAVTFLLSLTAILAYWAYPLMRGTPSPGSCVLGYQIAPADERPMTVQRAFLRTLVGFVAVCTPYLAPFIKRNRKRGQFWLDEVFGTYAVQLK
- a CDS encoding AI-2E family transporter — protein: MNGSTIKTAGTALMGWWRATTLDALIVSCIWFAGLELIGVAFAPLWAIFGALLQFIPTYGGMIALIGPVLAVAFSGHDEYRLGFVLGLYGLIVVLEGLVIGPYILHRTTRVPWWAAFFGPIVLGILIPFWGVLLAPPLMAVIFAFVRPKPVTPR
- a CDS encoding alpha-amylase domain-containing protein, which translates into the protein MAVMMQAFFWDCPKIEQQEHNWWNHVASKIDDLAKAGISSLWLPPVSKAADHKSMGYDPYDYFDLGDFDQKGGTKTWYGNSEELKALIAKAHAKGIGLYADMVINHNSGADEEEVNPLDGQTRWTKFTPKSGRFPRDWNCFHPSRYEHVMMEGENFAGFPHLCHRNPAVYAAMFEYSRMLIEELGFDGFRFDFVKGFGAWIIGILAKYRYVKDGKEFTPWVVGEYWSGEQDIDAWLEKVNSYTDTQISAFDFPLRYQLKKVCDQPNYDLRNLTYGENILMKRPLHAATFVDNHDMGDDMIVNDKLLAYSFIMVHEGYPSVFWYDYYNNGLARPLTPNGIDALIQAHHKYAGGDSQILHADPDLYIMQRHGWKDDTTDQPGLVYVLNNLGDKWSGTVVKTKWANQKFAPIAWDGHGLYGAVAHPDERTTDADGNAEFPAPPRGYCIYAPVF
- a CDS encoding DUF2062 domain-containing protein; this translates as MLVREAVREFCRCRILRPLLRQLRGGVTPRRLAWSLAFGIVIGINPSVGLTTLLVIMLAWAFGLNQIASQIGVHAVAPLHLLLFLPFIELGVHLFHTHRLPLSRSQLEHLSRHPFRLFHEIWQWEWHALVVWGIMAVITMPVLARYIRRALVLLMRRNRTLMRGAPQ
- the purQ gene encoding phosphoribosylformylglycinamidine synthase subunit PurQ is translated as MKFGVLVFPGSNCDHDTFNVIESHVGRPVSFLWHASEDLEGCDAILVPGGFAYGDYLRTGAIAKFAPVMQSVKKFAANGGLVLGICNGFQILCEAGLLPGALMRNANQHYICKQVHLRTETTDSPFTNALAPGQVLKMPIGHMEGNYFCDDSTLAELKSQGRIAFRYATSTGEVTPQANPNGSLENIAGILSEGKNVLGMMPHPDRSSETLLGSADGLRLFKAMAEALLTTV
- a CDS encoding GGDEF domain-containing protein; the protein is MLTAAQVHSRPASAPVAKVHLVGTISYYDPSDGVLFFQDATGGVYINSGKTYPIRTGDSVTVDGFTHASFRTEVSLDPTITVLGPGKQYPAPEFSYSRLASGEGDCLLVKFRGIVRAQDVELHELTLSTHPSPSIHLDVAMAGGEVEVYLDPSFGANPKSLVDATVEMTGVAGGAFDAKNQLTGIMLYIPSPDFIKVLKQPATRLEDLALTDIDEVFPSRKVDDTSSRLRVRGTLTYYKKGDSAVLEQQGKSIYVQTRQTSDLAIGDVVDAFGFASDREYAPSLTEASVVPTGFSARLTPQAVTYAQAYSGLFSDNLISMSGKVVSQLQGTSSDTLVVDVDGHLVSATLDAGQLAKFLPGSKVQVTGICRIIAGGPFRTPSLFRIEMRSGADAQLLAQPSWWTVRHLLELLAVFLGVAVVIAVWAMLLRQRLLDQTNRIQRSMSIARERSRILEKINSGPTPDALLTMICDAVVSLLPGVECSYLFEEKGQDTPAQAINPANPAKQLYKMDLHGSEGEIVGWIVVSELKGYVPSADRHEVFDMLFEISKLAVNQLLLHRALVHHSTHDALTELPNRRLCDRRFEDALEEARINGSKVAVIYIDVDRFKEVNDQHGHRIGDLYLQQISARLLAAKRQSDTLARIGGDEFLLIMPSDSSYENAETVLSRLEKCFDHPFSIEGRLVLGSASLGFARYPDHGQTTEELKLHADHQMYASKRKRNASVLMVESRSA
- a CDS encoding tyrosine-protein phosphatase, which produces MNPRVLPLNPMVDIHHHLLSGLDDGARDFETSVEMARMAAAEGITHVVCTPHANGEYEFNPAINRQKRDELQAAINAANIPLTLGLGCDFHLSFDNIEAALKDHTPYSINGNGYLLVELPDFGLPKGLTQTYYELRLAHATPILTHPERNQTLQADPKRMEGWLRGGLLVQVTADSVLGKMGKRAELMAHKFLANRWVHFLATDAHSMRGRPPRIREAHEIVARKYGQSYADLICTANPTAVFNGQPLPEQEEPLNLYEDGETKSSWWSRLLGK
- a CDS encoding aldo/keto reductase, yielding MRRRDFLSRSARGLGAAILGGSAVARAALFEPEPLPNKFKASDEVVLGKTGIRTSRLAMGTGTFGYGGRSNQTQLGMSPLTRLLLDGYHDNGLRFFDAADSYGSHPYVASALKQLPRDKVTVLTKTDTRDPAGVRDDLDRFRRELGVDYIDVVLVHCVTEADWTTRYRGVMDVLSEAKQKGVIRAHGVSCHSFSALKAAAASPWVEVDLVRLNPIGSHMDARPEAVIPVIQHMREEGKGIVGMKILGQGDLRDKPAEAIRYALGTGVLDAFTIGAESRQEQDGLTRHIAAA
- a CDS encoding KdsC family phosphatase translates to MSDIALTSLASPDVLARARKVKLFLMDVDGTLTDGGVCLISSTSVDPSAEVVVTEMKVFNAQDGQGLSLAHTMGIQTGFITGRKSPAVAKRAQELKVTFVYLGQATKTEAFEECMRKAGVTEEEVAYMGDDLPDIPLAKRAGLAVCVADGVPELKAVCHFVTQRLAGRGTAREVIELILKAQGRWEEAVPLALA